One window from the genome of Lysobacter helvus encodes:
- a CDS encoding YceI family protein, giving the protein MPHRPIAAVVLLFAALAPVAGRAAEATYAIDPVHTRVMFAVSHAGFSNALGTFSGSTGTLVFDPDDWESARVDVEVPLKRLDLGDAKWNAAVLARNFLDADAHPVAHFVSTRIEPIDATHATVVGNLTLRGVTREVRLDATFHQLKRHPLPPFRRTAGFSATTTFSRKLFTMTAWPSVVGDEVELRIEAEATRSRADADDAMPATDATTTPAPSAEPAPATTTTP; this is encoded by the coding sequence ATGCCGCATCGCCCGATCGCCGCCGTCGTGTTGTTGTTCGCCGCCCTGGCGCCCGTCGCGGGCCGCGCCGCCGAAGCGACGTACGCGATCGACCCGGTCCACACGCGCGTGATGTTCGCGGTGAGCCACGCGGGGTTCTCCAATGCGCTGGGCACGTTCTCCGGGTCGACCGGCACGCTGGTGTTCGATCCGGACGACTGGGAGTCCGCGCGCGTCGACGTGGAAGTGCCGCTGAAGCGCCTCGACCTCGGCGACGCGAAGTGGAACGCCGCGGTCCTCGCCAGGAATTTCCTCGACGCCGACGCGCATCCCGTCGCGCATTTCGTCTCCACGCGCATCGAACCGATCGACGCCACGCACGCCACCGTGGTCGGCAACCTCACGCTGCGCGGCGTGACGCGCGAAGTGCGCCTGGACGCCACGTTCCACCAGCTCAAGCGCCATCCGCTGCCGCCCTTCCGCCGCACCGCCGGGTTTTCCGCCACCACGACGTTCAGCCGCAAGCTGTTCACGATGACGGCGTGGCCCAGCGTGGTGGGCGATGAAGTGGAACTGCGCATCGAAGCCGAAGCCACGCGTTCGCGCGCGGACGCCGACGATGCGATGCCTGCCACCGATGCGACCACGACGCCCGCGCCGTCGGCCGAACCCGCCCCTGCCACCACGACGACCCCATGA
- a CDS encoding M23 family metallopeptidase: protein MRPSFLLPLLLAFATPFPATAVVTVQPLPAQPLVERTRDAQHLNFDLVFDNPGDTALELTGLEVTLFDRDGHFWSQRRLDRNGDATTMSLATLPNRTLPAKGRLVVFNPFAAFPSQAWLGDLRYVATFVPAGVEDGAESRVALRVAPRAFAPRTALRFPLRGEVFVHDGHDLLAHHRRLDITGGMTTHFGITANFMRYAHDFTIADAQGKLFRTDGAKPEDWYGYGAPVFATGDGVVVEATDGMRDNVKGGPPPFTQEQIMQNLKLFLGNHVVIDHGNGEYSLFAHLRQGSVRVKPGQRIAAGAQLGGMGMSGDAFLVHLHYQLQSGPGFEEGLPAYFGQLRAKTGAGWSPVFTGPVDSGDVVEAVE from the coding sequence ATGCGCCCGTCCTTCCTGTTGCCGCTGCTGCTCGCCTTCGCCACCCCGTTCCCGGCCACGGCCGTTGTGACGGTGCAACCCTTACCAGCGCAGCCGCTGGTCGAACGCACGCGCGATGCGCAGCATCTCAACTTCGACCTGGTGTTCGACAACCCCGGCGACACCGCGCTGGAGCTGACGGGCCTGGAAGTCACCCTGTTCGATCGCGACGGCCACTTCTGGTCGCAACGCCGGCTGGACCGCAACGGCGATGCGACGACGATGAGCCTCGCCACGTTGCCCAATCGCACGCTGCCCGCGAAGGGCCGCCTGGTCGTCTTCAATCCGTTCGCGGCGTTTCCGTCACAGGCGTGGCTCGGCGACCTGCGTTACGTCGCGACGTTCGTGCCCGCAGGCGTGGAGGACGGTGCGGAATCGCGCGTCGCATTGCGCGTGGCCCCGCGCGCGTTCGCACCGCGCACGGCGCTGCGCTTCCCGCTGCGCGGCGAAGTCTTCGTGCACGACGGCCACGACCTGCTCGCGCACCATCGGCGCCTGGACATCACCGGCGGCATGACGACGCACTTCGGCATCACCGCCAACTTCATGCGTTACGCGCACGACTTCACGATCGCCGATGCGCAAGGGAAGTTGTTCCGCACCGATGGCGCGAAGCCGGAAGACTGGTACGGCTACGGCGCACCCGTGTTCGCGACGGGCGACGGCGTGGTGGTCGAAGCCACCGACGGCATGCGCGACAACGTGAAGGGCGGGCCGCCGCCGTTCACGCAGGAACAGATCATGCAGAACCTGAAACTGTTCCTCGGCAACCACGTCGTGATCGACCACGGCAACGGCGAATACAGCCTGTTCGCGCACCTCAGGCAAGGCAGCGTGCGCGTGAAGCCGGGCCAGCGCATCGCCGCCGGCGCGCAGCTCGGCGGGATGGGCATGTCGGGCGACGCCTTCCTCGTGCACCTGCATTACCAGCTGCAGTCGGGCCCCGGGTTCGAGGAAGGCTTGCCGGCGTACTTCGGCCAGTTGCGCGCGAAGACCGGCGCCGGCTGGAGCCCGGTGTTCACCGGGCCCGTGGACAGCGGCGACGTGGTCGAAGCGGTGGAGTGA
- the hemE gene encoding uroporphyrinogen decarboxylase has product MPATLKNDRLLRALRREPVDRTPVWLMRQAGRYLPEYRATRAKAGSFLAMAKNPDLACEVTLQPLARFDLDAAILFSDILTVPDAMGLGLYFVEGEGPKFERPVRTAADIAKLGVPDMGTELRYVMDAVSVIRRELDGRVPLIGFSGSPWTLACYMVEGGGSDNFSKVKRLALDDPKAMHQLLSINTDAVIAYLRAQYEAGAQALQVFDTWGGVLSPSMYREFSLPYLTRIARELKRDDAPLILFGKGNAPYLEELAASGAEGVGVDWLIELSEAASRTQGKVALQGNLDPAMLYGSPDSVRMRVREALDSFAAGNNGSREGHVFNLGHGLSPDMNPEHVGALVDEVHAHSAR; this is encoded by the coding sequence GTGCCCGCCACCCTGAAGAACGATCGCCTGCTCCGCGCGCTGCGCCGCGAACCCGTCGACCGCACCCCCGTCTGGCTGATGCGCCAGGCCGGCCGCTACCTGCCGGAATACCGCGCCACGCGCGCGAAGGCCGGCAGCTTCCTGGCGATGGCGAAGAACCCCGACCTCGCCTGCGAAGTCACGCTGCAGCCGCTGGCGCGCTTCGACCTGGACGCCGCGATCCTGTTCTCCGACATCCTCACCGTGCCCGATGCGATGGGCCTGGGCCTGTATTTCGTCGAAGGCGAAGGGCCGAAGTTCGAGCGTCCCGTGCGCACCGCCGCCGACATCGCGAAGCTCGGCGTGCCCGACATGGGCACCGAACTGCGCTACGTGATGGACGCGGTGTCGGTGATCCGCCGCGAACTCGATGGCCGCGTGCCGCTGATCGGTTTCTCCGGCAGCCCGTGGACGCTGGCCTGCTACATGGTGGAAGGCGGCGGCAGCGACAACTTCTCCAAGGTGAAGCGCCTGGCGCTCGACGATCCGAAGGCGATGCACCAGTTGTTGTCGATCAACACCGACGCCGTCATCGCCTACCTGCGCGCGCAGTACGAAGCCGGCGCGCAGGCGCTGCAGGTGTTCGATACCTGGGGTGGCGTGCTGTCGCCGTCGATGTACCGCGAGTTCTCGCTGCCGTACCTCACGCGCATCGCGCGTGAGCTGAAGCGCGACGACGCGCCGCTGATCCTGTTCGGCAAGGGCAATGCGCCGTATCTCGAAGAGCTCGCGGCCAGCGGCGCGGAAGGCGTCGGCGTGGACTGGTTGATCGAGTTGTCGGAAGCCGCCAGCCGCACGCAGGGCAAGGTGGCGCTGCAGGGCAACCTCGATCCGGCGATGTTGTACGGCTCGCCGGACAGCGTGCGGATGCGCGTGCGCGAGGCCCTCGACAGCTTTGCTGCCGGCAACAACGGCTCGCGCGAGGGCCACGTGTTCAACCTCGGCCACGGCCTGTCGCCCGACATGAATCCGGAACACGTCGGCGCGCTGGTCGACGAAGTGCACGCGCACTCCGCGCGCTGA
- a CDS encoding WGR domain-containing protein: MRMLLQERPNGREAPRFVQLQLEADLLGGWTLVRETGQIGGRSSLKREQYLDQGSAQAAFEHARDAQLKKGFQLMFVQGADAPRA, from the coding sequence ATGCGCATGCTCCTGCAAGAACGCCCCAACGGGCGCGAGGCCCCGCGCTTCGTCCAGCTGCAACTCGAGGCCGACCTGCTCGGTGGCTGGACGCTCGTGCGCGAGACCGGCCAGATCGGCGGGCGCAGTTCGCTCAAGCGCGAGCAGTACCTGGACCAGGGCAGCGCGCAGGCCGCGTTCGAACACGCCCGCGATGCGCAATTGAAGAAAGGCTTCCAGCTGATGTTCGTGCAGGGCGCCGACGCCCCGCGCGCCTGA